TTGAGTTTTATCCTCTGACTTATGTCTTAAAAGAATAATGATGTCTAAACATATTCTGTCTAGTGACTTAATGACTTATCTTTACATTTATCCACAATGCCAATAATTTTTGTGTTGACGGAATCACTGATCATTCTATCAGGATTCAAAGACAACTTTTCACTCTTTAAGAAACGTATCAGCACTACAAAAGTTGACATTTGGgatttgagatgtttttgtaTTGGGTAGATTTAATGTGTGTGGAGTACAtagcatttgtcttttttttctcatttttgtacTACATCTTCTCTGCATTCATTTCTCAGCCCCAGTTGGAGAGGTTGATGCATGGTGGGACTGTGGGCTGCTTCTGTCAAACTCTGACTGTTTTCTGAACTGGAAGGTAAGATCAAAGATGAATTTATAGGGCATCTCTAGCTCTCTCTAAATGCATATTCAGCACTCAGTCAGTACCATCTCTTTGTCTCTGGCTTGTCCAGAATCTTTCTATTTCTCAGGCCCGAGGTTACATTCTTCGATATGAAATCACAGTTTTCTACATTAATGGCACTAAACAGCTAATAAATGTGTCCACGGACAACCCAAGCAGCCTCTTTGTGTATGATGAAATGAAGTGGCGCCTCATCTCATCTCTGAAGGATGTGTCATCTGTTAGTGTATCAGCCTACAATGCTCTCGGTGCTACAAAAGCTTCTTGTCTGCCTAGGCAGAGACCAGGTATCTATTTCCTTTAATTTACTTTTGACTTTTGTAAACAAAGTAGTGTTTGATAGAATAGTTTTAGCATTAGGGATAAATGCTTTAATATGAGTCGTCAGAGTTTCTGTCAGAGTTGCTGCTAAAAGGAAATTATGTCAGCGTACAATAGACGTCATGATTATTTCACAATGCTTGTGTTTCCTCTGTGGATTAACAGGGCTAAAACCTATTTTGTCTCCTGTATAGGAAATCAAGCAACTGAACCAAAAATTTACCTCGAGATGAACGAACAGAACCTCACTGTGTCCTGGAACCTGTCCTCCAAGGTTTCCGACAGCACCAAACAGTATGTGGTGCAATACAAAGAGTGTCTACCTGGAAGCGGATTTGACTGGATCAAAGTGGACAGTAAACAGACCACAGTCGTTTTTAAAGGTTAGTGACCTGTGTTTGTATGTTCCTCTTGTTGCACAGATATATTTGGCTTCTTTGCGGTGGTTCAGAAAGATTTAAGCTgtttagtgttatttttttaaagtttggaacatattttttattttaaattatggttCTTTTACTCTCATGTGTCTCCATCTATAGgtagatttaaaaagtacacATCATACCAAGTATCATTGTTTGCAGTGTCAAACTTGAATGAAATTAGTCAGCTTGCAACAGCTACAGGATATTCAGCTCAGGGAGGTGAGAGTGCTGATTTATTCTCCATAAATCCCTTGTCACTGTATTTTCTTGTATTGAAGGTTTAATGAACTCATAATCTCTTTCTCCATCAGTTCCCTCTAAAGTGCCTTCATTCAAGGTGTTTAAAATTGCTGGAACTGCTGTGACTCTGGAATGGGAGCCAGTTCCCTGTTCCAACCAGAGGGGGGTGATCTTGTACTATGAAATAGGACTGAACACGCAAGGAGGTACAAAATGCTATgaataatatgatataatacatttaattatagTAGATTGCATAATAGAAAAAGTAGGATGCACAGAAGGTTTCAGTTTCTATGACAAACAGATTTCTttagattatatattttttctgacgGGCAACCAAGCAGTAAAAGCTCTCTAACTCCAATCAAATTGCAAACATAGCATAAAAAGTGAATATATCACAATTAAACAACCAGCAATAATAGTATTTTAGATATGTTCTGTAGTTACTGTATGTTGCAGCTCTTTCTTTCCTGTCCAATTCCCCTTagcttaattatttttactaacTTAAATGACTAATTTATTCGGTTTAGTgcaataaaacctaaaaagcaGATAcattatacatgcatataaagAAATTGaagatgttaaaataaaatgaaaacattctcTTTGACAGAATAGAATTTTCCAATATGGATATGTAGGGATTCTaactaaagataaaaatattgatcACATCCAGAGAAATGTACTTGGCAAAGCAGcaacagaagacaaaacaaagtaggaaagacaagaaatgaacatgacaaaaattgtaaagaaaatggctaagtaacataaaaatacaaaagaacaaaaaagactGTCATATTGTGGCCCTTGAATGAAGTGGTGATATCTCATGTAGGAATGAGCTAATAACCACTGCAttataacatgaaaaattatcctttttcttattttactcaCAGAAGTGGCAACAACACAAGTAGATTATTTTGATAGTAGAggatattaatttaaaatggatattttaataaaaatattacaactaAACAATACaatctttagttttttctaaGTTAGAATGCTCTTTGACTGTGTGGATTGATGGTcctatgttttttgtttttgtttttttcttaacctcagatccaaaaaacatttctactctAGTGCGCAACATAAATGTCACCTCAGGTACAACTTGCAAGCTGGAGGCTCTTAGTCCAGGTCAGAAATACATGGCTTGGATAAGGGCTGTGAGCGCTGCTGGGCCCAGTGAAAAGGTCAACACAACATTCACAATCAATCATCATGAAGATTATGGTATGTATGCCATCATGTATTAACTTTATGTTAATATGTAATATCCTGTAAAATGGTTGTAACAAgtaaatttgttacatttctttcCTTCACCATATTTCTATTTCTTGTCAGCATTTGTGACTCCCATTGTGGTGATTGTGCTGCTGGTCATCACGACAGCTCTCACCAGTTTCATACTATGGTAAGAAAATCATTGCTAGTTACCTTGACACCAATCATCAAAGAACATTAATACTGACGATACAAAGCAAATATATATACTTTGTCTGCAAAAATTTTCACATCCCTtaaacttgttcacattttgtttggCTACAACCGTAaccataaattaattttttgtaattttgtatgAAAGACCAACACAGTGTAGTGAATCTTTTAGGACATGACTCTGTGGTGTTTGTATGGAAATTTCTGCCCATTCTTCTGCGCAGATTAGCTTGCACACATTCAACATAAATGAAGAGCTGCTATGATTGACAATTTCCAAGGCTAGCCCCAGAATTTGAGTAGTAGTGGAGccattctattctatttcaTAAAAGTGCTTTGATATAAGCCACTCCATTGTAGCTTCAGCTGTATGTTTAGGAGAGTTGTAAGGCTCAAGCCTGTTACATCCTCCATTGGATTGTTTTCCCCAGAATGCTAAAGTCTTGTATTTAGTCCCATTCATCTTTCCTTCAACTCTGATTAGCTAATTGTGTAAAATGTTGGTgaatcttttcatatttttacgaGTAACAATTTTGAGAACCATgcatcttgttgtttttttctacatctATGCCATCATCTGCTACTTTATGCAATTAAAATCCCTTTGAAATATAGTGAAGTttgtttgtaatgtgaaaaagttcttgGGAATTGTTTGCCATTTGTGATCAGCTATATGAAATTTAACATGGTTGAACAGTTATTGAAGTATTGATGGTATctgttcatgtatttttttttgctttcagtgtttttcaagGAGCCAAAAAAGAGTGCCCACTTCTACCTCATTGTCTGTATGAGAAAGTGCCAGATCCCAGCAACAGCCAAATCTTCAAACAGATGAAGCGCCAGGTGAGCAAAAATCAAATCTCCAATCAactgtaattattaaaaattatttcagttatttggTATTTAATCACAATGACctgctgtttgtttatgttttacttataaaatgtaaaaaataatagtCTTCTCTTTGATCTGCACTGTAGATTAACGAGCCCTTGACTTGGATGCGCGGTCCCCTCTACGAACCTTATCCAACCATCTCTGTTTTGGAAGTTGTGGAAATAAAATCCAAGGTATTTGACCCTGACATGATGAAAAAGGAGAATGCCTGTCACCTGATGGACTGCCAGGATGATCAACAGGAGCATCCCACCAGAGAAAACAGTGACAGTACAGACAGCAGATATGGGAGGAAGGAGTACAGTAAAATGGTCGACTCTGATGAAGAGAGGAATGATTGTTGGAGCTCATCAGAGGAAGAACAGTCTACCTCAGGTTATGAAAAGCACTTCATGCCCTCTCCTTTGGAAGTAATGGTGGAGTAACAGCATGCTTCCTCTGGATCATGAATGTTAGTTTTTAGTCTTTGTCCGTTTTACaattttctgtgttgtttatAATAAGACTTTGTCTAATAAGCTTTGTCAGTGTAATTGCAGGAAAGACTCATGACAAACAGCACCAGCATTTTGTGACTCTCAAGTTGTATTTTCTATGTTTATAAATCTGATCaaattttgttgaataaatttctgttttcatttttgttattttttgctgttcCATTTTTCTTGCATTGAACTTGATTAGAAGAATTTTGGATAAAGCAGTAAATATGGAGGGgggaaatgttttagatcataaTTCCATCGTCATAAAGAGATTATTTTAGTCGGGTACAATATTATTTGCATATCAAACATACTGAAATACACAATTGTAGTTAtaagctgttttttaaaaaatccaaaaagttaAGCTGCCTTGCCAGtagtgtgtgttttaaaactgcattctATGAATGAAGTGGGGTCAGAGTGAGTCCAAGGATCAAGCATCCCCTAATATAATTATGTTACCATTAAAATATAGAGAGATTACATCCAcatctttaaatatatttagtgaGCTCATACCTGGATCTTTCTACAAAGCATGCagaatttccaaaatgttttaacttgttGAGTGTAAATCTTAATCCTGCTTGCTTTTAAATGTTGACTtgtattttcaaatgaaatttaaaaaacgtTTTGGGCCAGCACTATTCTCTTTATTTCTTGCTTCCAGAAATCCTTTTGAGAATATTGCCTTCTTTAGacttgtaaaatatttctcaagaGTCAAGACTTTGTCTCGTGAATAAAAGAGGGAGTAACTTGTCTTTGACACAGAACTGTGTACGTCAATAACAATTTCCTTGAACCTTACCTTGTTTGTAGTGTAAATATTATATGCAATACAGCTACTAATTTCACAAGTTCTCGGGTTTACAGAGTGTATGAACCTGTGACCAACAACAAAACCTCAACCAATGTAAATATCAGCAAAGGTGTTGCTTTTAACTGATCAAGGTGCAAAATGTGTTTGGACTTGTTACTGGCACCTGACTTCTCTTTAAATTGAGAGGTTAAttcttgaaacaaaaataatagattagatgtgcttttattttcaccctaattgttttgtttggtttttttttagcatgaaaaTGGAGACTTTAGAATGTCATTAAGCCAGTAAGGCGAATCTGTACAACCTCAGAAAATACGGAAGGCTGTAAGTAACTCCATTATGACAGAGTTGTACAACTTAGGCTTCATTTGGCGTTAAAATCATGTTGTCCTATGACCACTCAGGTCATCTTAGATAGCTTTCCcccttaataaattaattagaaaTGTGTATGTTGTGCTTTCTTAGGTTATACACAAAAGTGGTTGATGATCTGACATACTTAGATGCAATAAGCCATGTCACAACAATCTCTCTGAAGTACACTAGACTTCCCCCAgatacttaaaaacaaaatattccttCAAGGAAGTTACAAGTTAAGACATTTGGAAGATACCGTTATTGCaatacaaaaatctaaaatgtcacAATCACTTAAGATACATTTAGTAGCCGAATAACACCAGTAATGACACTTAATAATAgggtggtttttttttgtgggaaaaagttttcaaaaatggGAAGACTATTTTATTCTTAGCACAAGTTTTACACATAATCTCGCGTGACTTTAGCTATCTGAAATCCTGTGCTTAACGGAAGCCGCTGTAGGTCAATTTAAGTCGGCGTGCTCATTTGAACTGATACGAAGCAGAAGACGGGCGGCCCATTACTGATTATACAACTTTCCAATCAATATTGTAGGTACAGTTTCAGGGGGGCTGATTTTCAACAAAGTATGTTATTACGTCGTTCGCACGGCATTTTAGAAGACATGTTGACGAAGCAACGATCAAAACGAATGTCGACGTTAGCACGGCTAGTaattttagcattagcagcttAGCGGCTAACGGTAGCCGGGAAAACGTGTTcagctaatttttaaaaaattactactGAATTTGTGTCAGTAGCGTGTAACGTTAGACATGTGTTAGAAACTTCTGGTTCTCAGAATAATTGTAGATCgggtctgtttgtgtttcaataGGGGGAGTTATTAGTTTCAACTCGGGGCACATTGTGAGCATACCGGGGGGAACTGCCTCACCGTGTAGGCCTGAAGTAGAAGGGCAACTTTTGCAGCATCAGGTTTGCTGTATTaagtaaatcaattaaaacatgCCACATGCTAAACTACCGGTGTGTTATTCGGTCAGGATAACGCGTCATTATATTCTTTCTGGTGGTCGCATCGTGGTAGTCCCCAGTCGTAGCGCATTTGTTTCCTCGTAACTTTTCTCCGCACGCGTCTCCTCCGATGACCCGCGTGTCTTTGGCCCACCCGCTGGCAACCTCCGCGTTGAAATTTGGGCTAAAATATTGAGACCAGCTGCGTGGACTGGCGGACCGGGTGGCGTGGGGGCGGGGATAGGATTAACATGAGGTGGTTAAGCCGGGTCACGGAGATTTTAGCTGGTCGTGTGGTTTAATGGCTTTGTTTTTGTGCCGCAAACATGTTCTACTTAAAACCCATTTGCTAACAGACAAGATTTGTTCCCACTTGAGCCATTCTGCGTTGGTGCCTGTAGATTGTAGCTTGTTGCTAGCCTGTGGATACATGTGGATCTGAAATGATGCATTAAAACCACCTGACCTCCACTGATGGTTTTTGTATTCATACTGTCTGATCTGAAGCCACATGCTTTCACCATATTCTGCGTGTTACGTGCATCTCACGGCACATGTTGAAATGTAGCTGCTTCTGTGTCAACAGGATGGAGTGGCAGCCAGATGAACAGGGACTCCAGCAGGTCCTCCAGCTGCTTAAAGACTCCCAGTCGCCCAACACTGTCACACAAAGAGCAGTTCAACAAGTATCCTGCTGCAGTGTAATCTTAAGGGGTAGCTATGCACCCATCTGAATTTTGTGGCCAGTTTCCAATACAAATTTGAGCAGATTCTGATTTCTCCTTTAGCACTATAAaagggttttaaaatgttctataGTGTTTCtgcaattgatttttttttgtgaccaTTGGGAAGCCCATGAAAGTTCTAAAAATTAATATTGATCTCACAATTTAATTTGGCATTCTTATATTGGCTGTAAATTTTGGTAGCATTACTAAAACCAGAGTTTCCatgtgtatttttcttaaatgacTGTAGATTCATCCCTTGTCGCTGAGATTGTCAAAAAGTTATAAATATGGATGATATAGACATACTGTTTTGTGATGCATTTTGATAGTGATagaacatctttaaaaatcatTGCTATTTAATTTTGGCAGAAGATTGATTGGTTATATCTGTGTCTTCATACAGTCATAAACCTGCAAATGCTGCttttagaaattaaactaaCTCCTTGTCAAATGAActcagttaattaaaaaatagttaattaatcctaaagggaaattaaataatacagTAGTTACAATGTTATTCTGGAGCCGAATATAAACCAACCACCACCAGATTTGTCTGTGCGTCTGTAAACGAGTGTGTACCTTTTGGGAAATTGATGCTAAGGATTAACTGTGGTTGTTGAATTCAATATTGAGCTAATTTGACATGTGTAACACAAGCACTTTAACAAAGCTGGAGCTTCTAAACTTTAGACAGTTCCTCAAAGTGTTTCGTCTGACTTAGTGAATAACATTGTCCTTAACTGCTTTACTAGAAACTCGAGCAACTCAATCAGTTCCCCGATTTCAACAACTATCTCATCTTTGTCCTCACTAGACTGAAAACAGAAGGTAAGCATGTGGCGTTTGGTTCAATTCAAACACCTCTCTAGGAATTTGAAGATGAActtatgtcatgttttattaattcataCATGATTTTTACAAGCTGTCAACTTGTCTTTCTTGCTTCACTAATCATGTTTGGGGACATTCTTCTACACGTAGGAATGTCAACAGGTCTGAAGTACACTGATGCCGTTCTAATTAATTCTGTGCTTACACTGGAGCTGCCGGCGTTTGCTTGGATATTCCTTTTATTAGAACAGGGTTTAGAAGATTGTGTGTTAAGATCTTCTAAATCTTCATGTTTTAGAAGATTTCCTGCTTTaatgattcaactgattgcagatcaacaaacgcctgttaatcagtcatcaattgaaatcagctggactgaagcaaggaaatacctaaaacatgcagggaagtgtgccttgaggaccagggttggggaAACACTGTATTAGAATGTatacaaagacagaaaataactaaATCAACTGAATCTGTAACTTTGGCAGAGAATAAAACAAGATGACTCAATGCCAAGTCTTATGTCTGTCTTTTTATGCCCTTAATTTACTGTATTCCTCTCACTCGATTCATACGccaatttctttatttcttctctgCTCAGATGAGCCGACTCGCTCTTTGAGTGGTTTGATACTGAAAAACAATGTTAAGGCCCACTACCAGAACTTTCCTTCAGGAGTTTCCGATTTCATCAAGCGGGAATGCCTGAACAGCATCGGCGATCAGTCTCCTCTTATCCGGGCCACCATTGGtgagggtttaaaaaaaaaatttctcccctaaataaatgaattaactgTTCTCGTTATTTCTGTTACCATCTGGAGATGATGCATTTAAAACTTCTGAGTACCCGTGAAGTTCTTTGTATTCATACtgtctgatccagaaccgctgCAAACACTGTGCCCATATGGTCGATTTTTAAACATGATTGGAGGCTGTTGTATTAATCTCTGCCTTTTCTGCTCTGCCAGGCATCCTCATCACTACGATTGCCTCCAAAGGAGAGCTGCAATCATGGCCAGAGCTGCTGCCACAGCTCTGCAACTTGCTCGACTCAGAGGATTACAACACTTGTGAGGTCAGTACCTGCAGAGCTGCGACTTTAATAACGCTATTTTAGACAAAATCTACTTCCTGATTGCTAGCTACTTCTTTAGACCAACTTGTGAACAAGATTGGATTGAAAATTGAAATGTGTGCAGTGCTTTTAATTCGTATTTCTCTACGTCGATCTTCTGATTTCGTCTCGTTCTCTCCTCTGTGTCTCCGTCTATGTTTGCGTTTGATTTGACAGCCTTTCTGTGTATGTCCGTGTCTCAGGGCTCGTTCGGGGCATTGCAGAAGATCTGCGAGGACTCGTCGGAGCTGCTGGACAGCGACGCTCTGAACAGGCCCCTCAACGTTATGATACCTAAATTTCTTCAGTTCTTCAAGCATTGCAGTCCAAAGATTAGGTACAGGAGAGAGCAGGAAATGCTACTTGTGTGTCTCATGCAGTTGGAGACGTTGCAGATGGTTTTGCAGGTCCTAAAGTAATTCCTGACATCTTGCTGTGACCAGAACTAGCCATCTGTCAGCAGCTTGGTTTCCCTTttacagcagtttttttttttttttacttgagaatgttttaaatgagggaaaacatatttattcagtgCAGAAAAAggttatatttgtttataaaaaaaatctttttgctaCACTGATGGACTGATTTTTCTTGCAGGTCCCACGCTATCGCCTGCGTGAACCAGTTCATCATCGGGAGAGCCCAGGCGCTCATGGACAACATTGACACCTTTATAGAGGTTAGTTAACTTGTGGTGGTCATTAAATCAGTGTATGCATTGAAAACGGTTTGCATCCTTGACATTGCTTCCCTTCTTCTCTCATTCAGAGTCTGTTTGTGCTGGCAGCAGACGAAGACTCCGAGGTCCGTAAGAACGTGTGCAGAGCGCTGGTCATGTTGCTGGAAGTCCGCATCGACCGTCTAATCCCCCATATGCACAGCATCATTCAGGTGAGTTCAGGCCAGCAGGCGGCTTTAGAGAAGCTGAGCGAACGTTTTGTCCATATGGGGCGACCTATGAACTCTGTTTTCTCCGTCTCCTACAGTATATGCTGCAGCGGACTCAGGATCCTGATGAGAACGTGGCTCTGGAAGCCTGCGAGTTCTGGTTGACTTTAGCGGAGCAACCAATTTGTAAGGAGGCGCTTTCTGGACATCTGGTGCAGTGAGTAACTTTTGTACTAGTAGTGTAGTCTGGTGGTTTACTGTTGAATTTGAGGAATAAAGCTGATGGATAGCTTGTAATTTGTAAGcaaagtttatttcatttaatcatCACCTGATCCAGAATTTCTTTGGATTGTCTTGTAGGTTCTGAAAGGGTGGTTGTGTTTTGGTTGCAGGAGTGTGATATGAAAGTGGTTCAGGGTTGATCAATTCTACTTGCACGCAAAACGCATTCAGTCACACGGTGGCAGCAGCAATGTTAAGCTATGAGGTTGCTTAGCTTCTTCGTGCAATTGAAGCTGGTCAGAGTCGATAGATGAAGCTTGATATCGTTCACATCCTTCAGGACGAAGCATGTTTGTGTTAGGATGGCCTAGTCAAATCTAAGTGCAATTGGTAAGCCTTGTAATGGCATTGTTCACAATGATTGTAGCTCCAACATCCCCCTTTCTCTACTTTATATTGATCCGTCAACTAAAGTCCAAAGAAAATGCTTTGAAGTTTTAAGTAAAATCACAGAACATGAAGCTcaagaggtgtttttttttttcttcttcttctagcTGCTGTTCTACTCACTAATTCATTCTTCTCCCCCTTTAGACTGATCCCTGTTCTGGTAAACGGGATGAAGTATTCAGAGATCGACATCATACTATTGAAGGTAAGAATAGTGTTTGATACTTTGCAGATGCAACACACAGAGTCTGAAGGAGTCTGACACACTTGCTGACGCGCCTGAGGCGTTCACGTTTGAATTTACTGCGAAGAGCTCGTTATGACGGAGCAGCTTGGTGCTGAGGCAGTACTTCCTGGTTTTTCAGGGAGACGTGGAGGAAGACGAGGCGGTGCCGGACAGCGAGCAGGACATCAAGCCCCGCTTCCACAAGTCGCGCACTGTCACCTTGCAGCACgaaggaggggagggggaaGAGGACGAAGACATCGAAGATGAGGATGACGACGACGATGATGATGCGCTGACTGACTGGAACCTGCGTAAGTAATGAGAAATTTAGTTCGTGGTCAGAaaaggatgtgtgtgtttttcaaacTTCAAGTCTCGTTCTCATTGCAATTTTAGTAAAAGTAAGTGATTTATTTCTGAACCAACCTAATTCATTTTCCAAGTATGGAAACTGAAACCTCCTTTGTTAATTTGTCTGTATATCTAAagtatgtgatttttttccccctccttcccttcttttttttttttttttctcaaatcttAGGAAAGTGTTCAGCTGCAGCACTCGACGTTCTGGCCAACGTGTTCCGTGATGAGCTGCTGCCTCACCTTCTACCGCTTCTGAAAGGGCTGCTCTTCCATCCGGACTGGGTGATCAAGGAGTCTGGCATCCTGGTGCTTGGAGCCATAGCTGAAGGTCAGAATAGCAGAATGACCTTCTGTTGCTGTGGCATTCAGTCCATGTTGTGAAAGGgtgcagtttttatttacatgcaggtatttattgttttgtggtGTTTAGGAGAAAATCTATGGAAtgggatttgttgtttttaatgatcAGTTTGCTAA
The DNA window shown above is from Xiphophorus couchianus chromosome 16, X_couchianus-1.0, whole genome shotgun sequence and carries:
- the il12rb2l gene encoding interleukin 12 receptor, beta 2a, like, yielding MATPMTWWPLSVLLVTFPYCCCSSPGLPTPPSNLECCRPCDQTDCSVIKCIWDPKTHPDSRTIYTLHWKPENEEEEPVTYGNSSDGYIHRENFESHGELRVWVQAQNQNGSVKSQEIVIHTQHIIKPPPPTITSSDEDLLEVYWSTICGKLELNVGVCDVRYRTEDDQNWIWTEYNLSSSYGITEPQPSTVYVFQVRCKCDQSLISDWSPDFLRKSAESSPVGEVDAWWDCGLLLSNSDCFLNWKNLSISQARGYILRYEITVFYINGTKQLINVSTDNPSSLFVYDEMKWRLISSLKDVSSVSVSAYNALGATKASCLPRQRPGNQATEPKIYLEMNEQNLTVSWNLSSKVSDSTKQYVVQYKECLPGSGFDWIKVDSKQTTVVFKGRFKKYTSYQVSLFAVSNLNEISQLATATGYSAQGVPSKVPSFKVFKIAGTAVTLEWEPVPCSNQRGVILYYEIGLNTQGDPKNISTLVRNINVTSGTTCKLEALSPGQKYMAWIRAVSAAGPSEKVNTTFTINHHEDYAFVTPIVVIVLLVITTALTSFILCVFQGAKKECPLLPHCLYEKVPDPSNSQIFKQMKRQINEPLTWMRGPLYEPYPTISVLEVVEIKSKVFDPDMMKKENACHLMDCQDDQQEHPTRENSDSTDSRYGRKEYSKMVDSDEERNDCWSSSEEEQSTSGYEKHFMPSPLEVMVE